Proteins encoded in a region of the Quercus lobata isolate SW786 chromosome 8, ValleyOak3.0 Primary Assembly, whole genome shotgun sequence genome:
- the LOC115954428 gene encoding SNF2 domain-containing protein CLASSY 1-like gives MKRRNLCRNKHPFDAYPFEALFYGSWEAVELIRIVNGSMTMHFEDFQTVIQEKSPIANLRIRSRQATLSDCTCFLRPGVDICVLSASQQGNSSDEGNQEVWADARISSIERKPHDYRCSCQFYVNFYVNQGPLGSERGTLSKEVHMVGIDKIAILQRLERFPCEDRHYRWAASEDCSSLPKTKLCLGRFLSDLSWLLVTSVLKHTTFDVRSVKNKVVYQILEVDDDSCTTNSGNYLSAVNLRVENDIVEPIVLKFVPAEAIEAAPACETREAASQPFYDLMDLRRSKRRNVQPERFLGCDSGSEIDIGYVRTRPYKIEQWKDEEMSLPLSYLFGMNASCSEEHNEVEQKVHKVHKVHSHALRPCEDLLLPKSKTKSKAAKSSVAGKKERQTQLAIVPFRDESAPIAFEHYHHPAKSHGHHREDMRELSSKYYYMNSFPKAQKRKISGLEDLELEASWEGKASDRKFQGRRYNSVCAKRDVLSEERTYQKRTLSAGAYKDLINSFLKKMDTTSTKEEPQIIDQWQKFKETASLNHREMEPPQEEDEGEMSETEMLWKEMELAMASSYLFEDNEGSEAGGSTGIMNNSGEICQHEYKLDEEIGILCRRCGFVSTEIRDISAPFMQYTSFNTDDKRCNEEDSAHKLEDDEGLHILHTKASSDVPLSEENENVWALVPELRKKLHFHQKKAFEFLWQNIAGSMIPAKMEKASKKTGGCVISHTPGAGKTFLIISFLVSYLKLFPGKRPLVLAPKTTLYTWYKEFIKWEIPIPVYLIHGRRTYRVFKQKSAPFPGIPGGPKPTDDVMHVLDCLEKIQKWHAHPSVLVMGYTSFLTLMREDSKFAHRRYMARVLRESPGILVLDEGHNPRSTKSRLRKVLMKVETDLRVLLSGTLFQNNFCEYFNTLCLARPKFINEVLRELDPKYKRKKSWRDKALHLREARARKFFLDTIAKKIDSNVGEERMNGLNMLRNITNGFIDVYEGGSSENLPGLQIYTLLMNSTDIQHDVLVRLHRIMAEYHGYPLELELLITLGSIHPWLVKTAVCANKFFSMAELMELEKYKFDLKKGSKVRFVLNLVYRVVKKEKILIFCHNIAPVKLFLELFENIFGWRRGREVLVLTGDLELFERGRVMDQFEEPFGPSRVLLASITACAEGISLTAASRVILLDSEWNPSKTKQAIARAFRPGQQKMVYVYQLLATGTLEEDKYRRTTWKEWVSSMIFSEAFVEDPSRWQAEKIEDDILREMVEEDRHKSFHMIMKNEKASTN, from the exons ATGAAGAGGAGGAATCTGTGTAGAAACAAACATCCGTTTGATGCTTATC CTTTTGAAGCTCTATTCTATGGTTCATGGGAAGCAGTGGAGCTTATCAGAATTGTGAATGGGTCTATGACCATGCATTTCGAGGATTTTCAGACTGTAATTCAGGAGAAAAGTCCAATTGCAAACCTTCGTATACGGTCAAGGCAAGCTACTTTATCTGACTGCACCTGCTTTCTGAGACCCGGTGTTGACATATGTGTGCTTTCAGCCTCTCAACAAGGAAATAGTTCAGATGAGGGAAACCAGGAG GTGTGGGCTGATGCTAGAATAAGTTCTATTGAGAGGAAGCCTCATGACTATCGTTGTTCTTGCCAGTTTTATGTTAACTTCTATGTTAATCAAGGCCCTCTAGGTTCAGAGAGAGGAACACTTAGTAAAGAGGTTCACATGGTAGGAATTGATAAAATTGCTATCCTCCAAAGGCTTGAAAGATTTCCTTGTGAAGATCGGCACTATCGGTGGGCTGCCTCTGAGGACTGTTCTTCATTGCCCAAAACTAAATTGTGTCTGGGGAGATTCTTATCTGACCTTTCATGGTTACTTGTAACATCGGTTTTGAAGCATACTACATTTGATGTAAGATCAGTGAAAAACAAGGTTGTGTACCAAATTTTGGAAGTTGATGATGATAGCTGTACAACAAACTCTGGTAATTACTTAAGTGCTGTAAATTTAAGAGTAGAAAATGATATTGTAGAACCCATTGTACTAAAATTTGTTCCGGCTGAAGCCATTGAGGCAGCTCCAGCTTGTGAAACGCGTGAAGCTGCATCACAACCATTTTATGATCTTATGGACTTGCGACGCTCTAAACGTCGAAATGTACAACCTGAACGCTTTCTTGGCTGTGACAGTGGTTCAGAGATAGATATTGGCTATGTCCGAACCAGGCCATACAAGATAGAACAATGGAAAGACGAGGAAATGTCATTACCACTATCCTACCTGTTTGGTATGAATGCAAGCTGTTCCGAAGAGCATAATGAGGTTGAACAAAAGGTCCATAAGGTCCATAAGGTCCATTCTCATGCATTACGTCCCTGTGAGGATCTTCTTTTGCCCAAAAGCAAGACTAAATCAAAGGCAGCAAAATCAAGTGTGGCTGGTAAAAAAGAACGTCAAACTCAACTTGCTATTGTTCCTTTCCGAGATGAAAGTGCTCCAATAGCCTTTGAACACTATCATCATCCTGCCAAGAGTCATGGACATCACAGAGAAGATATGCGTGAACTTTCTTCCAAGTATTATTACATGAATAGTTTTCCTAAAgcacagaaaagaaaaatttctgGATTAGAAGATTTGGAGTTAGAAGCTAGTTGGGAAGGAAAAGCGtcagatagaaaattccaaggAAGAAGATATAATTCAGTATGTGCAAAAAGGGATGTTCTTAGTGAAGAAAGAACCTATCAGAAGAGAACCTTAAGTGCTGGTGCATACAAGGATTTAATCAATTCATTCTTGAAGAAAATGGATACCACATCCACAAAAGAAGAGCCGCAGATCATTGACCAGTGGCAAAAATTTAAGGAAACAGCAAGCTTGAACCATAGAGAGATGGAACCACCCCAAGAAGAGGACGAGGGAGAGATGTCAGAAACTGAAATGCTGTGGAAAGAAATGGAACTAGCTATGGCATCAAGTTATCTTTTTGAAGACAATGAA GGATCAGAAGCCGGAGGGTCCACTGGGATCATGAACAATTCAGGTGAAATTTGCCAGCATGAATACAAATTGGATGAAGAAATTGGAATTCTTTGCCGCAGATGTGGTTTTGTGAGCACTGAGATAAGAGATATTTCAGCACCCTTT ATGCAATACACCAGCTTTAACACAGATGACAAGCGATGCAATGAAGAAGATTCAGCACACAAGCTGGAAGATGATGAGGGTTTGCATATTTTACATACTAAAGCCTCCTCTGATGTGCCGTTATCAGAAGAAAATGAGAACGTGTGGGCCTTAGTCCCTGAACTTAGAAAGAAATTGCACTTCCACCAAAAAAAggcttttgaatttttgtggcAAAATATTGCTGGATCTATGATACCGGCAAAGATGGAAAAAGCTTCCAAGAAAACAGGTGGTTGTGTTATCTCTCATACTCCTGGAGCTGGGAAAACTTTTCTCATTATATCATTCCTTGTTAGCTATTTGAAATTGTTCCCTGGAAAACGACCCTTGGTTCTTGCTCCAAAGACCACACTCTATACGTGGTACAAGGAGTTTATTAAGTGGGAAATTCCTATTCCAGTTTATCTAATTCATGGTCGTAGAACGTACAGAGTCTTTAAGCAGAAATCAGCACCATTTCCGGGAATTCCAGGAGGTCCGAAACCCACTGATGATGTAATGCATGTTTTGGATTGCCTAGAGAAAATACAGAAGTGGCATGCACATCCAAGTGTTCTCGTCATGGGCTATACTTCATTTCTAACATTGATGCGGGAAGACTCAAAATTTGCACACAGAAGATATATGGCTAGAGTGTTGCGGGAAAGTCCAGGGATATTGGTACTAGATGAAGGGCACAATCCTAGAAGTACAAAATCTAGGTTGAGGAAGGTTTTGATGAAAGTTGAAACTGACCTGAGAGTGTTGCTTTCTGGTACATTGTTTCAAAACAATTTCTGTGAATATTTCAACACCCTCTGCTTGGCAAGACCCAAGTTTATAAATGAAGTTTTGAGGGAATTAGACCCAAAATACAAGAGGAAAAAGAGTTGGAGAGACAAAGCACTACATTTGAGAGAAGCCCGAGCAAGAAAGTTCTTCTTAGatacaattgcaaaaaaaattgattcaaacGTAGGAGAAGAGAGGATGAATGGTCTAAACATGTTGAGAAATATCACAAATGGATTTATAGATGTCTATGAAGGTGGAAGTAGTGAAAACCTTCCTGGTTTACAGATTTACACCTTGTTAATGAATTCAACTGACATCCAACATGATGTTTTGGTGAGACTGCACAGGATAATGGCTGAATACCATGGATATCCACTGGAATTAGAGCTTTTAATAACCCTTGGGTCAATACATCCATGGTTAGTTAAAACTGCAGTCTGTGCTAACAAGTTTTTTAGTATGGCGGAACTAATGGAGCTTGAAAAGTACAAGTTTGATTTAAAGAAGGGGTCAAAAGTAAGGTTTGTTTTGAACCTTGTGTATCGTGTTGTCAAGAAGGAGAAGATACTGATCTTTTGCCACAACATTGCACCTGTTAAATTGTTTCTTGAGTTATTTGAGAATATCTTTGGGTGGCGGAGGGGTAGAGAAGTTTTGGTCCTTACAGGGGATTTAGAATTATTTGAACGAGGAAGAGTGATGGATCAATTTGAGGAGCCATTTGGGCCCTCAAGAGTACTACTTGCTTCAATTACAGCTTGTGCTGAAGGCATTAGTTTGACTGCAGCTTCTCGAGTGATCTTACTGGATTCAGAGTGGAACCCTTCCAAGACAAAGCAGGCTATTGCAAGGGCTTTTCGCCCTGGTCAGCAAAAGATGGTTTATGTGTATCAGCTCTTGGCAACGGGCACACTGGAAGAAGACAAGTATCGTAGGACAACATGGAAGGAGTGGGTCTCAAGTATGATTTTTAGCGAGGCATTTGTGGAGGACCCTTCACGCTGGCAAGCCGAAAAGATTGAAGATGATATTTTAAGGGAAATGGTGGAGGAGGACCGTCATAAATCATTCCATATGATCATGAAGAATGAAAAGGCTTCAACAAATTGA